The sequence ACAGGTATCATTGAAGCAATGTGCAGAACAACGTACttgttcattttaattttttctaAAGATGGAAATGGCAGCCAGGAAATATCAAACAAATGTCAAAGTACTCACCTGCTTTTAGGGCTGTCTGTAAGGTTGGCATCCAACGCCATCCCATTGTTCTTGCTGCACTAAGTAATGCAGGCACCATTGACTACTTCCTGAATAATGGCCACTAACATCCATGATGATGTTTTTATGGCTACTTACCACCTGAACATTGATTGAGTGAAAACCCGTCCTTTCGATGAAGGCCATGGGGTTGATATGAAGAGCCCTGATGCCTTCATTAGTATTTTGTACAACTCAGCACATGAGAAAATTCCCTTGTACATGAAAGCTTTGTATCTTGTCCCCTTGGGTGCCTCTTTTTCACAGGAGGTTATGGAGGTATTGACCCTTGCAAGCATAATCCTACCAGTTCCCTGAGGCCTCACTTTTGCACAATATGCTTGATAAAGCTATTGTCTCTTTGGGTAGCTTGGAAGAATGCAATGGCATGAAAACTTAATGCTTTTGTatcagtgggaaacatttaaagaaacaattcaaaatgctcAACAAAATGCATTCCATTgaagaacaaaaactcagcaagaaggaCCCAGCCTGTGTCTCACTCATGAAGTTCAAGAtcgtattagattaaaagaaggggCTTACAATATTGCAAAAACCAGTAGCATGTCTGAAGATTGGCAGTGTttgagaaaccagcaaaggaccaccaaaaaattgataaaaagggaaaaaatagaatgagagtaaattagccagaaatataaaaatagattgtaAGAACATTTGTAAGTATGTAAAGAGagcagctaaagtaaatgttggtctctTAGAATCAGAAAAAGGAGAAATTATCAGGGGGtacaaggaaatggtggaggcattgaacaaattttttttgtctgtcttcacagtggaagacacaagttcTTTTTCAGACATAGACGATAACCTAGgcgctaaaaagagtgaggaaattagagaaattaatatcagcagagataaaGTATTGGAAAAATTTAAGGgattaaaatctgacaaatccccaggacctgatggcctacatcctagggttctaaaagagatatttgcggagatagtggatgtgccAGCTATGGTTTTTCAatattccttagattcaggaatggcCCCACTAGATTGGAAGTTGACAAATGTTACATCACatttcaggaaaggagggagagagaaaattgtGAACTACGGACCAGTTAActcttgggaaaatgctggaatgtaTTATTAAGgcagtcttaacaatgcacttacaAAAGCATAGTATGGTTAGAACAAGCCAACATGATTTTACTAAAGAGAAATCTTGTTTGACAACTTTAAGGGCTGAACCTTCCCCCCGCCGGGttggggggagttgatgggcgggcggttACGTCACACTTCCGATCGGCGCCTCCAATTGGAGGCACTCCGCCATTTTatctgggcaggccaattaaggcctgcccagcgtgacgtctgcacagaggcactatgcactccctgggcagttgggggggttgtggtgaatcccaaaatcgagagtgtgctttttcgcgcatgcacacgaaagagcgcactcatctcagcctcagggagatcggctgtaaatgtataaaagataaaaatagaaaaataaaatttcccttacatgaccacatgtcccctcatgtgacaatgtcacataagttgggacatgtccataatttttacaaaatctttattaaagttttttaaagcctacatgaaacctcatcccgcccatggatgaggtttcatgttttttctagctcCCGCCGGGgtccctggcctgcccgccaaccttaagattggacaggcaggtcctttaattacttaattgaccctgtcaatggcctcaattggccattgataggtcggtgggcacacagctgatttcgctgcacctccgccttcctgaaaatttaaatgggccgcagtgacgtcaggagttccccctgacgtcaccgcgtgtcattttacgtgtcggcgagcgggctccacccctgctcgctgactcgtaaaattctgccccaagagttttttttttgtggATGTAActtgtagggtagataaaggggaaccaggagatgtagtatacttgtatctccaaaaggcatttgatgaggtgctgcacaaaaggttAAAAGGCAAAATAAGGACACATGGATAGAGGATCagctaatggacagaaaacagagagtgggcataaacagggCTTCTTTAAGTTGGTAAGCAGTGAATAGTgaagtgccgcaaggatcagtgctggggcttcagctatATGCAATCTTTGTTAATGACTTAGCTGAAGAgtcagagagtaatgtatcaaagtttgttgatgataccaaactaggtggaaagctgtggggaggacacaaagaggctgaaaAGAGACATATACAGGTTagatgagtgggcaacaagatggcagatggagtattatatagggaaatgtgaagttatttactttggttataagaataaaaaagcagaatatttttttaaaaggtgagcaacttttaagtgttgatgttcaaagagacttgggtgtgctggtACAAGGAACACCAAAAGTtagcttgcaggtgcagcaagcatttagaaaggcaaatggcatgggAGTGCAAGAATATAGAAGTCTTgcaacagttgtacagggttttggtgagactgcagctgctgtactgtgtgcagttttggtctccatgtttaagaaaaaatatacttgcattgaaagcagtacagcaaaggttcactgaactggtccctgggatgagggagcTGTCAtacgatgagaggctgagtaaattaggcttgtattctctgaagtttagaagaatgagaagcaatcACATTGAAAccaacaaaattctgaaggggcttgatacaGAAGAGCAAGGaatttatccctggtgtcctggcaaatatttatccttcTAGCAGCATCACAGAAAAcaaattgtctggtcattatcacattgctgcttgtgggagcttgctgtgcataaattggccaTCGTGTTTGCTACAATGCaacatgactacacttcaaaagtacttcattggctttaagaCATCTgggggtcatgaaaagcactagaTGAATGCAAGTTTCTCTTTTCTTTGTAAAGCTCTATGGACCTCCACTGTTCTTAACTtttcaacatttaaaaaatatttggatATACTTTTTTTTTGGTCCAAAGTGAATGACTCCACACTTGCCTGTGCTAAAATCCTTCTGAGTTTTGTTCACTCAATCGTGTCTCTTTGTAACTTTTTGTTGCCACCTACACGACTTATTATACCACTAATctttgtggcatcaaggaacttgGATATATAGCTCTCTGTTGCATTAGCTAATTCATTAATAAACGTAGTGTACTCTTGATGCTTCCTTATAGCAATCCATCTCAGTTGAAGGAATCAAGCCAGCCGTTGCCAGTGCAGACAGAGGCACCGGTggatgaaggggagggagaatggTCTGTCCCAAGATGCGAGCGAGATCTAGTACAGAAGTTGAAAGTCCTGAGGCACGAACTTGCTTTGCAGCAACCGCAAGCCGGGCACTGCCGCATTGAAGTCTCCAGAGATGAAATCTTTGAGGTAACATTGATATGTGTATTTTAAGAGTGTGTACAGTTAATATCTGTGTTTGTATTTATCCCAGACAGCTTTGAAAGATGCATTTTATGAAATATTTTTAAGAAAATTGTTAAATTATGTTCTGTTTACAAACAGAAAACTTACCTGTAGTTTGTTCTGTTTAGGAATCATATCGACAAGTGATGAAAATGAGGCCAAAAGACTTGAAGAAGCGTTTAATGGTTAAATTTAGAAGTGAAGAAGGTCTGGATTATGGTGGAGTTGCCAGGTGAGATTTATTTACACTGAGTCCAAAGTCATGTAATTGTTAACTGAGAAAAAAGGATAGAACACGTTTGCAACACTACACTGTCGGCAGATCTACAGTAGTGGCAGACCGTAGCAGCATTCAATTACAGGTCAACCATGGTGCAGTGGTCAGTTGATGGCACTAAAATACACACATCAGCCGCAATTTGAACACTAACTACTTTAGTGAACAGATAAGGCTTACACCACCAGGTTAAGAACACCCCCAGAGTTCTCAGTACTGATTTCAGAGAATGTGCCATGTtcacactcccgagttcagaGAATGAGGAGGGCTCTCACGCTCCTGAGTTCAGAGATTctctgaggctgaagcatttactattTTGCATAATTTGAGCTGCAAGGATGGTTCAGTGAAGCGCATTTAATTCAAGGAGAACAGGTGAGGGTGATGTCATTGCAAGTGACATCCCTAGCATAACAGTAGGGCCTGCACTAAGAATGACATCATGAATTGGTCAGGTTCACGAGCAGAAAACTGAGATGGTTCAAACGGAACCTGGAAGTACCCACACTATCACTAATCACACCATCAAACTAAACACTGGATGAGAGCGGTGGTGGCTGATGCGCCACGCATTATTAGCAGGTTTATTGCAACGGAAGGGTGGTGGTTGAGTGTTACCTTATTTTTTACAAAGTGAGTAGAGGTAGTGCCATGGTTTCCTGATTTTGTCCAGTACAATGATTTCACTTGCTGACCAAATGCCTGGCTTTCCGAAAAATCAGCTCATTGCTGTTCACTGGGCAGAGCATGATCCAGGTTTGGGGTGGGgtaaggggaggagagagagaaggtggtgcAAATGTAAAGACATTGAAAGGACGTGATCCGTTCTAACAAGTGGGAAAGAATGTTATCGTTCATTGTTCTAACTTGGAAGCGTTGTAGGACTTCAAAAGGGCATATGAAGGTTGATGAAATGGGTGGGCAAGTAGCAGATGAAATCTAATGTATTGATGTGtcaagtgattcattttagtaggaagaatgcagagtgacagtataaaataaagggtagaaTTCTAAaagggtacaggagcagagggacctgggtgtatatgtgcataagtcattgaggGCGGCAGGACAAGCTGAGAGCtaggttaataaaacatacagcatcctaggctttattattacaggcatagagtacaaaagcaaggaggttatgttaaacctgtataaaacactggttcagcctcaactggagtattgtatccagtcctggatgtgaaggaactagagagtgcagaaagctagtatgcatgtacagcaggtaataaggaaggcaaatggaattttggcatttattgctaaaggaatagagtataaaaatagggaagtgttgttgcaactgtacaaggcattggtgagaccgcagctggagtactgtgcatagttttggtccccttgaggaagatgtagttgcattggaagcggttcagaggaggttcactagattgattccagagatgtggggcttgtcttatgaggagagattgagcagtttaggcctaaagtcgctagagtttagaaggatgagaggagatctaattgagatatataagatgctaaaggggatagacaaagtagacgtggagtggatgtttccccttgtggggcattctagaacgagaggccatagttttaggctaaggggtggtagatttaaatcagagatgaggaggaattacttttctcaaaggatcgtgaatctgtggaattcactacctcagagtgcagtggatgctgggacgctgaataaatttaaagaggacatagacagatgtttaattagtaacaggttgaaaggttctggggagagggtgggaaattggagttgaggccgaaatgagatcagccatgattgtgttgaatggcggggcaggcttgagcggctgaattgcttactcctgctcctagttcttatgttcttatgatgttAAAAGATTAATGAAAATATTTCCgaggatgaggaacttcggttacgtagatagattggagagttgggactgttttccttggagaagagaaggttgagaggagatttgatagaggtattcaaaatcatgaggggtctggataaaGTAATTCggaaaaaactgttcccattgttggaaggattgagaacaagagggcactgatttaaaataattggcaatagAAGCAATGGAGACTTGAGGAACAACTTTTTTACGCAGCGAATGATTGGGATCTGTatttcactgcctgagagtgtgatggaggcagcgtcaattgaggcatttaagagggaattggattatcatctgaaaaagaagaatgtgcagaactatggggagaaggccagggagtggcactaggtaaattgctccttcagagagccagcacacatacgatgggccaaatggcttccttcatgGCTGTAACTATTTTATGATTCTGTCACCCAGTCTGGATCACTGTcttccactccccacccacagTGTTCTCTCTTTGCTCCCAACCCTGagttgctgactgcctggcccCGTACCCCGACCTGAGCTTCTGACATCTGCCTCACCGAGATTCAGATCTTCTCCCATCCTTCACCCCTGAGTGCCCACATGGCTCCATCTAGGCACTTGTGCAACCACAAATAACTTACACATATGCAGCTCTGGTGGAAGAGTGAGACAGCCTTCAGCCAAAGGTTCCACATAATTGTGCACATGCACAGGAGGACTGATATATCTTGTGTGGTTATAGTTTGATAATTTCCTAGACGaatagaattcaaaaacagagaaaTTATGTTAAACCTACATAGAACCTTGCTTAGACCACATTTATTTGGTACGTAGTATTGATCTGCATATTACAAAAATGATATAGAAGCAAAGGAGAAAGTGCAAAAAATAATTTACAAGCTTGATACCAGAGAGGGCAAAACTAGCAGGGAAATCCCAACAGCGGGGGCTCTTTTCTCCAGATAAGAGAACAAGGGACCTTTGCGATTATGATGGAGTTTGGCAAAGTAGCAGATGTTTCTACTTGTGAGGGAGTCCAAAACTTGGGACTATAAATATAAGGTAATCACTAAAATCCAGTaaagaattcaataaaaacttctttacctaaagggtggtgggaatctgaaacttGTACCACATGGAGCGGTTGAGTTACAgaagggagaaaggagtagaaggatattttgatggggtgagatgaagttaAGTGGCAGGAGGATTGGAGGAGTGGAGCATGCATGTGACATAAAATGGTCTGTTTATGTGTTATAAATTGCCTCTAATTTTGGAACTGGGGTTGAGGTTATTAAAAGTAAGTCCAGGAAAAAATCTTCATGTAGACAAAACATGAATAATACTGATCCAGAAAGCCATAGGTGTAAAgtcaattgaggtgtttaaaaggaAGTTAGATCTTTATTTAAAGTATAAGGATATTCAGGGCTGTGCACAAAAGACCAGGAATTGAGATTATAAGGATAGAGTTGCCAGTTCTAATAACATTGAAAAGCTGGCTTGATGACCTAAATGCCCTACTTTGGTTCTGATTTTACAGTCCTGATTACCTTCAAATATCATTTGTGTTTTCTTATTTCATAGGGAGTGGTTGTATTTGCTTTGTCATGAAATGTTGAATCCTTACTATGGACTATTTCAGTATTCAACTGATAATATCTACACGCTACAGATCAACCCAGATTCTGCAGTTAATCCTGTGAGTATCTGAAGTCACAGTGAGAGTTGAATAAAAGCAAACTGAATAGGAATATCCTGTGTTTTCTTAATGTTCTGCAAGTGATCAGAATGTAATATTGACCTTTTATCCATATAGATTTCCTCTGTAAGTATGTGCAACAAAATCCAACTGCCAGAAATAACTGCATGTATATATTTTGGATGGCCTCTATCTCCCATTCCAAAAAGAAACTTGGTTAGATAGAAGAGTCAGACTACTTAGACCTGGTAAATTACCCCAAAACCATTTAATTTCTGTTGAATTATAATCAAGGAATTGCATTTGTTTCTCTAgaaaattttaaagttttcactATAAGAAATTTGTCATGGAAGAATCTTGTAAGAATATCAACCAATTACTGCTCAACTAAATTATTTGGTGCCTATGCTTTTCCCAGTCTCCTAAAAGATTGACTTGAAACATTTGCAAAAATCCAAGTGGACTTGCAGATTTTGGATTTAATTTCTTCACTTTCATGCTGGAAATATTCCTGTTTGTGTTGACTCTTAATAAATAGTTCTAAGATTCTCTAGATAATTGTGTTTCCTAATTTATTTGAGAGAGATGAAGAAATGGGCATCAGCTTTAAATGTGGCCATGAATTTGCATGTTTGATTCTCATTAAATTTCAGTGGTTTCTTTAATGATTCAAACCATGCAACATACAACCATTTCAGTGCATGTATAGATTTCGCAATCTTTCTGATCATCTTTTTAGATGTTAATTTTCCTTTGGGATTAGGAAGATTAGTTTGAAGGAATATATTAACAAGCATtgcactccaaactctgttcaaTGGGCTGTGATGATAGAGTACATTGTACGTGGCTCAACAAAGATGCTATAGATATGATACTCTAAGTAGCCTTCTCAAATTTCCTACTTTGATATGTTTGAATCTTCTCAAATGTATTTTTGAGCAAAGTCATCTGGGCATTTTAGCAGGGAAATATTCTGTTTCTTGAAACTGGTTCATTTCTCTTATTTAGCACAGTTCTAACATCCATTTATTATCAATGTCTTCATGCTGTGGAACCATTTCAAGAAAGCTGCCGCTGCCATGGAATACATCCATTTCATTTTAGAGGCGGTGTCCACATCACTGAACTAACAGCAAAGTTATTCCGCATACACAAGTATATTCATAAGTTGAAATTCGCGACTCTACTTAAGGTTGGCTTAACTTCTGCAGTGCCTGAATAAGGTACCTGTATGTGACCAAGCAAGAAGCCACATTATAGGCCTATATTTGTGGCACATAACCCAGCTGTGGTCAGTGACAACTATGCCTTCCCCCTCCAATAGCATTTAtgctttgctgttgctggtggcgCTTCTGCCTCTATAAGTGCGAGTGAAAACCCCTCTTTAGGTCAGTTATGAtgaccctgaaggcagcagtgcaGCCTTATTCACTTTACTGAGCTGCTTTTGAAATCATGGCTACTGGCAGTGATGCTGTAAAGTAATTGGAGCATCATTTTCATTGATAATGGTCAGTTAATTTGAGTAAAAGACTGTCTCTTTCTTAATCACAGTTCTTAATGAATTTCTACTTGATGATAGCCCTAAACTGAATATATTTTGGACTATTGAGAATAATTTCTATTAGACTGGTTGTATCAGCTTAATTTAATTTCTGGCTTGTCTTGATATTCTTTTGCATTAATGTTACATAATTCAGTGAGCCGTTAGAGAAGATTGATTATATGAATGTTTCTGGTGCTTTTGCTTGTCAGCCACAGGATGGCAGCATTTTACTTTTTAATCAAACAAGTGAATATTTCTTCTACAGGAACATTTGTCATACTTTCATTTTGTGGGTCGGATAATGGGACTTGCCGTATTCCATGGTCACTATATTAATGGGGGTTTCACATTACCATTCTACAAGCAACTGTTGGGTAAACCTATCCAGTTATCAGACTTGGAAACTGTTGACCCAGAATTGCACAAGAGCCTGGTTTGGATCCTGTGAGTTGAACTAATGGAATAACATAACTGAATAATTGACTCTTGAATTTTTCCTTCTTGACTAATGTCTTCCTGGCTGCATGTCTGGACATAAAATAACTAAATAGAGGTTTGAGATTGCTATTGAGATTAAGGAAAGGTGCATTAACTTTTCCTAGGAATAGATTTTACTGCAGATAATTAAAGGAATTAAAATTATACCTTTTATAATCTGAAAAAGAGTTGGTGCATAAAGGGAACTGTTGATAGTTTAGTTCAGAAACTGTTAGGTGTGTGTCATGATCTCATAAACTGTAAGGGATGAAGGATTATACGGTTGAGACTATAGTAATTTTAGACCTTTAATTTAGATTTGCCATCTATATTTTGAGATTTTGTGTCTATTTAGAGTATTATGGTTCTGTAAAATTCTCTATTTATGCGCATGTTAAGTATTTTGTGGTGGAAGATGGAACATATTAATCAGGGCTTGCTTAAGGCTTTGATGCATCTACGCATCAGCACTAACCATTGGTATAAGTAGGATGGTAGTATTTGAAGCCTGTAAAGAAATTGTGTTGTTGCTTTAAAAGAACGCAGAAAGCTGTATTTGATATTCTATCAAATTGTAAATAATAAAGGTATTATCCAGCCAATTGCTTCAATAACTTTTTTACTGTTACAGTGAAAATGACATCACACCTGTACTTGATCATACATTTTGTGTTGAGCACAACTGTTTTGGTCGGATTATTCAACAAGAGCTCAAACCAAATGGCAGAAATGTTCCTGTAACAGAGGAGAATAAACGAGAATATGTAAGGTAAGTGGTTTATTTTTCTGCTATTgtttgggggagttgggggctgtACTGCTCCTTGATGCAAAGTTTTGAAATACGCATTCCGAGGGAGTGCCAAGTCGTGGCTCATGACATTTTTATCCCTGGATTTTTAAAACAATGCATCTTGATGAGGTAAGTAACATTATGTCTTGAAAAATATTTTCTCCTGTCATAGAAAAATTAGGACTCTGATTTTACACTTCAGCTTTCTGACTCTTATCTAGAGTCATTTCAAGGAATTTCTGCACCCCCAGACTGATTTTCCATCAAGAAAAAACCCTGGCTGAAGTGCCAATTGAACCAAACTCACCagcatttatttaatttttactcATTTAATAGTTACAAATATAACTTGCTAAGTATCACTTTAAAAACAAAAGAATAATAAGAAGGAACAACAGAGGTTAATGAAAAGCCATCAATTAAATAAATTGGGTAGATTGTCCATTGTTTTAAAGTGCATTATACTTGGGCTCCTTTTACATTAAAGTAGTTGTTTCCAGAGGGAGAGAGTTGAGCATATTCGCATCCCAAATACTAATGGCCATTTAGGTTATTCACAATCTCGTTTATAGTCCTACAATCCTAAAATACAAAATTGTTTTGGGAGCCCAACAGTACAATTAGCTCTTTGAATAAGGCACACAAAATCCATTCTGACATTACTTGGCTGCTTTCCAGTTTATCCTATTTTGCTTTTTGTAACCTACTATTTATAAAAATATAATTTCTATCTGTATATTGTTTAGAGTTCTCAACATTAACATTGGCTATACATTATTTGCACTTTATTTAGTCTTTACATACAGGTCTGTTTAAATTGGTCTGTAATTTTTACAGATTTAAATTCCAATATATGTGTTTGTATTTAAATTGGTCTGTAATTTTTACAGATTTAAATTCCAATATATGTGTTTGTATTTATTGTATTTCTGACTTGACCCCATTAATCCATCTTACCTTATGTTCAGGCTTTACGTGAACTGGCGGTTTATGAGAGGAATCGAGGCACAATTTCTGGCTTTGCAGAAGGGATTTAATGAGCTTATTCCACAACATCTACTTAAACCTTTTGATCAGAAGGAAATTGAGGTAACAGACTTGTTCACATTTAGTAAAATATGGCTTTAGATAGTTGAAGAAAGAAATATTTAATGGTTCCTAATTCCCAGTCCTCTTTCCTTTCTGGTCAGTCTGGTACCTGACATGTGAGAACTCATTATCATGATTGAGAGTCTAGAAACCAAGCCCAGCTACTGAGGAATTTTAATATGTAGAGTTTCAATTTGCCTGATATAAGGTGCATGCATTGCCTCCCATAGAGCACACCACACTAATCTAAGATTGGAGTATTTGGGTGCACGTTGAAGAGACATGAGGCCTAAGAGCTTTTTGTGCATGGATATTGCTGATATTTAACTGGGCTAAAGCCATGCAACTTATCAGCACAGTGGTAAGCTTCCCACTGCTTATCCAACCAGTCCTATTATATCTGGTAAACTGATCTGGTTGGTCAGTCATCATTTGCATATAGAAATACTCTGAGCCTGTTTGGCAGAGGTTTGTTATTATGGAGTTCATCATTTGTGTCTTCCTTTATAATTTACTGACAATGCTTTTTGATGCTAATTTATTATAAAGTATAAACACTGACTTTTTGCCAATATGTGCTTCAAAATTGTTTAGATTTGCCTATTGATGAGATGTTAGAGACACCAAAGTTTAGTTTTAAAATTGTATGGTTGAATAGCAAAGTAGACAGTAGTCATCTAATACTTACAGCTGATAAATTAGTTAAGTTTAGCTGGTTTTGCCAGTTGAGATTTGCTAACCATTTGCATGTGTAGTTTTGTGTGAGAATGTACTGCATACTTAAGTGCAACAAATACTAATCCTTTAAATATTCTGTGGATACAAGAATATATGCTAACAGAAGGTATGCATCTGAATTTTTCTTCCTGCAGCTGATTATTGGTGGGTTGGGAAAGATTGACATAAAGGACTGGAAAGCTAATACACGCCTAAAGCACTGTACCTCGGACAGCAATATTGTGAAATGGTTCTGGCAAACAGTTGAGATGTTTGATGAAGAAAGGAGAGCACGGCTTCTTCAGTTTGTGACCGGATCTTCCCGGGTACCTCTGCAGGGATTCAAAGCACTACAAGGTGGATATCATATAAATCATAATTTGCTGTGTAAGCATGTTTTGCTGCTCTGGCTTTAGTATGCAGCACAGGTGTAAGGTGTATTGTGGACTCTACTAAATAAAGTAAAAACTGTAAATGATGATACAGTGAAATTCATATATGATGCATTGAGTTAGACAACTAAATTTGTAATCAACAGACAGATATTGCTGACTAGATAAAGAGCAAAACTAGAAATTAATAAGATTCTGTATGTTACAAAATTTATATTAGGTTTAGATAAAAATTGCCTTGCAAATACATGTGAATTTGGCCCATTGGTTACACTcttgtcagtgtgagagatggttgTGGGTTTACGCTCCTCTGGGGCTTCAGCATTAGTGAGGGagtattgttggaggtgccatttttttaaataaaatgtggTACCAAGATGAATGTAAAATCAtagaatagaaccatagaattgttgcagcacagaaggaggccatttggcccttcaagcccatgccagctctctgcaggagCAACTCAGCTGGTCTCACTTCCCCACCTTGTACCTGtacccctgcaattttttttatccaGATTATGTTCAAATTTTGTTTTGAAagccacactctcaggtagtgcattccagatcatagcccttgtgtgtttttaaaaaatggtttccTTCAtgatgcctttggttcttttgctgtTCATCTTAAATTGGTGTCATATGGTTCTTGACCCTTCATCATTTGTGGAACAATTTTTCTTTATCTGCTCTTTCCAGACCCATCATGTTTTTGAacattctatcaaatctcctcttgaccttctctcctctaaggagaacagccccagcttctcaaatctatccatgtaactgaagtccctcatccct is a genomic window of Carcharodon carcharias isolate sCarCar2 chromosome 15, sCarCar2.pri, whole genome shotgun sequence containing:
- the smurf1 gene encoding E3 ubiquitin-protein ligase SMURF1 isoform X3 — its product is MTYQRLDLCKLNPTDSDTIRGQIVVSLQTRDRIGTGGPVVDCRGLLDNDLPEGPLFEDSGPGRPLSCIMEDTVPFTDMTGAAGGGNCQLIESPNQEQRLQTQRIRNFGVRVQMHTPQSRPQGHQSPVLPEGYEQRTTVQGQIYFLHTQTGVSTWHDPRIPRDLTNFNYDELGPLPSGWEVRSTVSGRIYFVDHNNRTTQFTDPRLHHIMNNPSQLKESSQPLPVQTEAPVDEGEGEWSVPRCERDLVQKLKVLRHELALQQPQAGHCRIEVSRDEIFEESYRQVMKMRPKDLKKRLMVKFRSEEGLDYGGVAREWLYLLCHEMLNPYYGLFQYSTDNIYTLQINPDSAVNPEHLSYFHFVGRIMGLAVFHGHYINGGFTLPFYKQLLGKPIQLSDLETVDPELHKSLVWILENDITPVLDHTFCVEHNCFGRIIQQELKPNGRNVPVTEENKREYVRLYVNWRFMRGIEAQFLALQKGFNELIPQHLLKPFDQKEIELIIGGLGKIDIKDWKANTRLKHCTSDSNIVKWFWQTVEMFDEERRARLLQFVTGSSRVPLQGFKALQGSTGAAGPRLFTIHLIDANTENLPKAHTCFNRIDIPPYESYEKLYEKLLTAVEETCGFAVE